Genomic DNA from Turicibacter faecis:
AATCTCCAATTCGATTATCATGTTCCACAATAGCGCCCGTATTAATAATTGCATGACAGCCAATTTGGGTATTCGCATTCATCACCACATTTGGCATCACCACAGTTCCCACACCGATGGAAATATTCGTTCCCATCGTCACCGTTGGATGAATCACCGTATAAAAAGGCAAGTGCGAATACTGACGAGCCAATCGCTCACGTACCTCATTCGAACCAATGGCTAAAACAAATTCCGTCTGTCCATCATGAAATCGATCCGCCGAATCAGTCGTTCCTAAGATGGGATACCCCATCCATTCCGTTTTCCCCGAATCATCGAGTAATCCTTTAATCTCAATCGGTGCCCCGTGTTCGATTTGTGCTTTTAAACTATCGAGAATAACCGCAGCATGGCCACCCGCTCCAAAAAGAATAATCTGCTTCATCTTAATTTGCTCCATTAAACTTCTCCACCGTCACATGTCCCTCTTGACTAATATCCGATTGTTTAAGAACTTTTCCAACCGTTTGCGCTAAAATTTTAAAATCCAGACTTAAACGATAGTTGTCCACATAATAAACATCTAATTCAAATTTTTGGGCCCAAGAGATATTATTTCTTCCATTAATTTGAGCGTATCCCGTAATTCCTGGGCGAACCTCATGACGGCGCATCTGCTCTTTTGAGTAAAGAGGGAGATACTCAACAAGAAGTGGTCGGGGTCCTACTAAACTCATATCCCCTTTTAACACATTAAACAATTCAGGTAATTCATCTAAACTACTTTGTCTTAAAAATTGACCAAACTTCGTTAATCGCTCGTCATCCGGTAAAAGATGACCCTTTGCATCTTTGGCATCTTTCATTGTTCGAAACTTCACCATTTCGAATACTTCGCCATTTAACCCAACACGAGGTTGGCGAAATAAAATCGGCGCTCCTAAGTTTAGGCGCACTAAAATTGCCACGATTAATAAAATCGGTGAAGCAATAATGATCCCTATTAAGGCAATCATAAAGTCGAATATCCTCTTAATTCGTTGTTGCACACTTTATCCCCCTATTCATCACTTCTTCATTCGATTGAGCCAACTGTACATTTATTTTATGATGTTCAGGTTCGCGATAAGTTGGGACAACTTCTTTCAATTTAGCTTTTAACTCCGTGCTTCCCTTTGTTGTTGCTACAATCAACTCATTAATTTGTTTTTTTACTGTGCAAAGTTCAAAGTCTCCTGGCTTACCGATAAAGATTTTTTTATGGTCTGTTTTAGTTAAGCCTTCCTCGTCCATTAAAAGCTCTTCGTATAGCTTTTCACCCGGGCGAAGTCCCGTCACCTGAATTTCAATTTCGGTGTGAGGTTCATATCCCGATAATTTAATTAAATTTTCAGCTAAATCATAAATCTTAACCGGTTTTCCCATATCGAGGACAAAGATTTCTCCTCCTTGGGCAAATCCACCCGCTTGGAGAACGAGTTGGGCAGCCTCAGGAATCGTCATAAAGTAACGGACAATCTCTTTATGCGTTAACGTAACCGGTCCACCTTTTGCAATCTGTTTTTTAAACAGTGGCACAACCGATCCATTTGAACCAAGCACATTTCCGAAACGGACAGCAACAAAATCCGTTTGACTCGTTGGGTTTAACGATTGAATAATCATCTCACATAATCGTTTCGTTGCCCCCATGACGTTCGTTGGATTTACCGCCTTATCGGTCGAAATCAGAACAAATCGTTTCACGCCATATTCACTTGCCAATTCCGCCGTATGAAGCGTTCCAACTACATTATTTTTAATTGCTTCCGCTGGACTATCTTCCATTAACGGCACATGCTTATGCGCAGCGGCATGGAAAACGACATCTGGACGATACGTCTCATAAATTTCTTTCAAACGGTCGCGTTCACGAACAGACGCAATCAACGTCACTAAATTTAAGTGCGGATATTGGCGACGTAATTCATTTTGTAAATCATATGCATTATTTTCGTAAATATCAACGATAATGAGTTGCGTTGGATGGAATTTAGCAATCTGACGACACAACTCCGATCCAATCGATCCTCCACCACCGGTTACCATCACGACCTGTTGTTCTAAATAATCACTAATTCCCTCATAATCCAGTTGAATTGAATCACGAGCTAATAACTCCTCTACTGATACATCACGAATCATCCCGACATTAAACTTTCCATCGATTAATTCAAATAAGCCTGGCATTGTCTTAACCGCTACATTTAACCGTTTCGCTTTTAATGTAATAGCCTTTAAATCCGACTTATTCATCTGTGAAATAGCGATAATTAATTCATCAATATCATACTTCATCAATACTTGTTCTAATTCATCGCCTGTTCCAAATACGGGAATCTTACCAATGCAAGTCCCACTTTTTTCAGGATTATCATCCACAAAACCAATAATTTTCTTTCCAAACTGCGGATTACGACGATACTCATTCGCGACAAGGCTTCCACCCATTCCGGCTCCATAAATTAACGTCCGTTGGATATCCCCCTCCTCAAACACTTGTTGTGTGATAATGTAATATCGAAGGCAACGCCACATAATTCGGGCCCCGTTACACGCAATCATCGCTAAAATTCCCGCTAAGATAGTGACAAGTAAAGGAATGCGAACGGGCAAAAGGAAAGAGGTCATTAAATTAATTCCTGTTCCCATAATAAAAGACAACGTTCCGAGGGTAAAATCCTCAAGTCCCGCCAATTTCCAGATGCTTTGATACTGTTTCATTATCCATTGACAGAGAATTAATGTAATAATCCCTAAAAGACTCATTCCTCTTATAACATTCATAATTTCAAAAATATAACTCACTTCTTGACCGGCCATGTAATATCGAAAAATAATCGCTAAAAAATAACAAATTGAAATCAACACAAAATCCATGACAACCAAAATTACACGTTTTAATCCCCGCTTCTTTATACCGGGAATCTTTGATATATACTCTCCCATATCTTACTCCTCCCAAGGATTCTTTTTATTCTGCACCTTGGCCTCTCCTGATAAAAGATATCTTATCCTCCCTCCAAATATCCATCCATTCAGCCATAAAGATACAAATCACCTCATTTTATAACATCCTATATTATATTATGTTTCGACTTTTTCGACAAGCATTCCCGAAAGACTTTAACCATTTTCATGATGGAAAAGGATAAGAAAAGACCCCTTTTTGTTCACTCACAAAAAAGGGATCTTTTCTTATCCTTTAAAAAGCACCCCGTTCAAAATCCTGATCCTCATAAATCGTTCCCTGAGCCTGGTAATCAAGATCATAAACTGTTAATGTTTGACTCCCAACGTAAAACATTCGCGTGTGATAGTCATTTCCGAACGGATAAACAATATTGGAGATATAACAGCGTTCACCATTAATATAGGCATCTTTAAAAAAGTCATCATCTGGCTCTTCGTCCACGGCCATCCCCTTATCCAAAGAAATTAATAGCTCAGTTACTTCTTCTCTCGAGTAAACTTTCGGCTCTTGTTGCTTTTTACGCTCTTCTTCCTGACGTTTCTCCTCAGCAAGTCGTTCTTCCTCGGCCACTCGTTGGGCCTCCTGTTCATCAAGCGCTTGCTGTGATTTTGCGACTAACTCCTCAGCCTTTGCTTTTTGTTCACTTGTCGCATAAGGATTAGCATTCACATGCTCACTCAATGAACCGATAACATGGGTAATCAACGTAGCCTTACATTCTTCATACTGTTGCTGGTTAAACATCTCTTCAGCCTCAGTTAAAACTTGGGCAACCTTATCTATTTCTGTTAAATGAGTTTCAATCTTTTCCTTTAGGACGTCCATATCCTCCTTAATTGTATAATCAGCATACCCTTTATCTAATTGGTCGATGACCTTTTTGGCTTCCGCAAATTTCTCCTCCGCTATTAACTGCGTCGCCTGAAGGTAAGTATCCACGATGGAATGTAACGTTTTTGCCTCTTCATGTGATGGATTCTCTTCAAGCACCAATTCTAATGAAAGCAAGGCCTTTTCATACGCTTTCTCCTCCATCGCAATTTTTGCTTTTTCCATCGATTTTTTCACCATCCCGTTCTCACATCCAACGATGATTAACAAGGCCATTAATAAAACAGATATAAACTGCTTTTTCTTCATTTTCTCTCCTCCTTAACCGTTATCTGAGGAAATTCCTCATACACAGACACTCCTCATTCAATCCGTCTAACTTATTATACCGTATACCTTCCGACAATAAGTGTCGGTCTTCTCGTTTTAATCCCTATTAAAAAAGGATGACCCCCACTTCATTCGTAGAGGACATCCTGCAATTAATCAAATTTATTGCTGCTTAACATTGACGGTTAATTTTGGGCTAAACGCATGACGAATCATCCATTCAATTCCAGACGATAAAACAAACGATAAATAAAAGACAACAACGGTTAACACAGGTAAATACCACACCGGATTAGGTTCTAAGTGCCAAACCTGTCGAACAATAAAGTCTACAATATCCAAAACTCCGGCATGGAATAAATAAATATAAAATGTGAGTCCCGCTAACCTTCCTAAGTTCAAATTTAGCACTGGCAGGTTAAGAAACGCCACATACATCAACAGTGCACTTGCCATCACCGTCACCGATAAAGAGGAAACAAAATAAAAAGGTTGCACGGCCTGCGTCATGACTCGATGATACGTGAGTGCCGTCATGGCCCCCAAGATTAAAATCGATCCCATTAAACACCAGCGCCACGATAAAAGTTTAGGAAGTTTCCATTCTTTTAAACAATACCCCATGATAAAGTATCCCAGATAGAAAATGAACTTAAATGGCTACAACACCTCTGTTTGATAATTGATCAGACCTATGATTAAAAAGAGAACTCCTATCCACGCAAATAGATGATTTCCAACCTTTTCACGTAAACGGATTAGAAACGGCGTCACCGCATAACAACCAATAATCATATACATATACCACATATGATAATACGGCCACCCCAAAACCCAACTCTTCACCGAAAAAATCCAGTCCACAGGTTCCCCCTTTAATTGTGCAAAACCAAGCGATAAAAGGGTGTACCCTAAACTAAACCAAAAGGTTGGAACAATAATACGCCAAAACGTCTTCTTATAATGCGCCTGAAAATCCTTATTTCTTTCATTAGCTAATAAAAACCCACCCGAAATCATCACAAATAACGGGACGGGCGTCCGTGGAAAGGCATGAAAAAGATTTCCGACAAAAAAATAATACGGTTCCCTCTGATTCGGATCCATTCCATACAACGTCCCCACATGCACCGCAATCACCATCACACACGCAACAATCCTCAACAAATCTAAACGACTATTTCTCACCACTCTATCTCCCTACTTTCCTACCTATTTTAACGAGACCTTTGTCCCTTCTGAAAAAACGTGGGCATCATCACCCACTGATAAATGCCACGGAATCGGCGCACGAAAAAATAACTCAAGACCGACGCCACACTAATTAGAAGGAACGTGATTAACCTTGGATTTTCAATCCCCAGTTGCTGATAAATGACGAGTAATAATCTTAAAAATGTAACATGAATTAAATAAATCCATAAACTACTCTCTCTAAAAATTGCGTCATACTTCATTAAAAGCGGACTAGGTTTCCTTTGATCCCAGCGTCCCACCTCAATAAAGAAAAGCGTCGAAAAAAGAAGCAAGGAAAGAGAAACAGTATAATCCGTCGCCAGCCCTAAAACACGGACTCCCAGTTGTTCAATCACCAACAAGATAAAAGCGACGAGGCACCATCCTCCAACTGGTGTGTCCTTCTTCAGAAGCTCATATTTTCTAATAAGCATCCCAATCGTTAAAAAAGGAATCGCCATGATAAAGCTATTAGCCAGTCCACCAAATAAACGTTCATACAGTGCTAAAACCGAAGCGATAACAGTCCCTTGGATAAGGCCCGCATACGTTTGTGTCAGAAGAAGCAAGAGAATACATCCCACATTAACCCCTATCAATACGCGCCAATCGAACATTCTTAAAATCACGACGATAACGATGATTCCAACAGCAACAGCCGATAAATACCATAGGTGAACATCAATGGCCGTAAACAAAAAGTTTCGCACCACATGAACGAGAGCAATCACAGGCGATTTTCCAACGAAATAAGTAGAGAAATTAATCATTAAATAAATCAATGACCACACTACATACAATTGAATCAACTTGAGGACATAGTCTCTAATTTTCGTCTTATTCATCCCATTAGCTACTTTCGGATAGAAGAAAAACCCGCTTGTTATTAAATAAAAAGGAACAGCTACTCGCCCCACAATATTGACCACGAAGAAGTCCAATCCCCAAGAGAGATTAAAAAAGGGATGGGTATGAATAGCAATCACTAAAAATGCCCCGATAAATTTCATTAAATTAAGTCGGGGATACTGATACGTCGAATTCATCCGAATCCCTCCTTAATTCTTCATCTTTAATTTTTGTTTTAAATAACAATCCGCCCATTGACTCAGCGGTACGTAAATCGCTTGAATCACATAAGAAGCCCCCAAACATAGGAGGACTAACCACATATAAATAAACAATGGATATTTAGGCA
This window encodes:
- a CDS encoding acyltransferase family protein → MNSTYQYPRLNLMKFIGAFLVIAIHTHPFFNLSWGLDFFVVNIVGRVAVPFYLITSGFFFYPKVANGMNKTKIRDYVLKLIQLYVVWSLIYLMINFSTYFVGKSPVIALVHVVRNFLFTAIDVHLWYLSAVAVGIIVIVVILRMFDWRVLIGVNVGCILLLLLTQTYAGLIQGTVIASVLALYERLFGGLANSFIMAIPFLTIGMLIRKYELLKKDTPVGGWCLVAFILLVIEQLGVRVLGLATDYTVSLSLLLFSTLFFIEVGRWDQRKPSPLLMKYDAIFRESSLWIYLIHVTFLRLLLVIYQQLGIENPRLITFLLISVASVLSYFFVRRFRGIYQWVMMPTFFQKGQRSR
- a CDS encoding acetyltransferase, coding for MEQIKMKQIILFGAGGHAAVILDSLKAQIEHGAPIEIKGLLDDSGKTEWMGYPILGTTDSADRFHDGQTEFVLAIGSNEVRERLARQYSHLPFYTVIHPTVTMGTNISIGVGTVVMPNVVMNANTQIGCHAIINTGAIVEHDNRIGDYVHLSPNATLCGTVTVGDLTHIGAGATVIQGMTIGSRSIIGAGATVVNDLAQDVTAVGVPARVIKQRR
- a CDS encoding sugar transferase; this encodes MQQRIKRIFDFMIALIGIIIASPILLIVAILVRLNLGAPILFRQPRVGLNGEVFEMVKFRTMKDAKDAKGHLLPDDERLTKFGQFLRQSSLDELPELFNVLKGDMSLVGPRPLLVEYLPLYSKEQMRRHEVRPGITGYAQINGRNNISWAQKFELDVYYVDNYRLSLDFKILAQTVGKVLKQSDISQEGHVTVEKFNGAN
- a CDS encoding polysaccharide biosynthesis protein, with the protein product MGEYISKIPGIKKRGLKRVILVVMDFVLISICYFLAIIFRYYMAGQEVSYIFEIMNVIRGMSLLGIITLILCQWIMKQYQSIWKLAGLEDFTLGTLSFIMGTGINLMTSFLLPVRIPLLVTILAGILAMIACNGARIMWRCLRYYIITQQVFEEGDIQRTLIYGAGMGGSLVANEYRRNPQFGKKIIGFVDDNPEKSGTCIGKIPVFGTGDELEQVLMKYDIDELIIAISQMNKSDLKAITLKAKRLNVAVKTMPGLFELIDGKFNVGMIRDVSVEELLARDSIQLDYEGISDYLEQQVVMVTGGGGSIGSELCRQIAKFHPTQLIIVDIYENNAYDLQNELRRQYPHLNLVTLIASVRERDRLKEIYETYRPDVVFHAAAHKHVPLMEDSPAEAIKNNVVGTLHTAELASEYGVKRFVLISTDKAVNPTNVMGATKRLCEMIIQSLNPTSQTDFVAVRFGNVLGSNGSVVPLFKKQIAKGGPVTLTHKEIVRYFMTIPEAAQLVLQAGGFAQGGEIFVLDMGKPVKIYDLAENLIKLSGYEPHTEIEIQVTGLRPGEKLYEELLMDEEGLTKTDHKKIFIGKPGDFELCTVKKQINELIVATTKGSTELKAKLKEVVPTYREPEHHKINVQLAQSNEEVMNRGIKCATTN